The following proteins are co-located in the Prionailurus viverrinus isolate Anna chromosome A1, UM_Priviv_1.0, whole genome shotgun sequence genome:
- the LOC125166076 gene encoding formin-like protein 6, with product MYTDNYVATHGRVSSEWRPRRNRRRRSARGNGSTRAAGAESRAAETRAQGHLTSWGPKRKPAAASAGREVRARGARAGRETPRPLGAQAAGASGQRRVSGRIVSGFLALLSCLRHPPSPPSPPLRRRLRLVPGRGRVLPLLSPGMVSSRSFVSPPPPPPLFSLKRRSRLLSSPLKPTWRRRRQPPERKSGTRGEHGPSSQPPPPPPPSFLPRPPLPPTAPRTPSASLRRPPSSIMGNVVYAGGAVRGGGGLRRPLGTPKPRPS from the coding sequence ATGTACACAGATAACTATGTGGCTACACATGGACGCGTGAGCAGTGAGTGGCGGCCGCGCAGGAACCGGCGCCGGCGGTCGGCTCGGGGAAACGGCTCAACTCGCGCTGCCGGGGCTGAGAGCCGGGCCGCGGAAACCCGCGCTCAAGGGCATTTAACTAGTTGGGGGCCGAAGCGAAAGCCCGCGGCGGCGAGCGCGGGGAGGGAGGTGCGGGCGCGGGGAGCTCGGGCCGGGCGGGAGACCCCACGGCCCCTCGGGGCTCAGGCCGCGGGCGCCTCCGGGCAGCGGCGGGTCTCGGGGCGCATCGTCTCCGGCTTCTTGGCGCTCCTCTCCTGCCTCCGCCACCCCCCGTCGccgccttcccctcccctccgaCGCCGACTTCGGCTGGTCCCCGGAAGAGGCCGGGTCCTCCCTCTCCTCAGCCCGGGAATGGTTTCCTCTCGGAGCTttgtctctcctcctccacctcctccactttTCAGTCTCAAACGCCGCAGCCGCCTCCTGTCATCGCCTCTCAAGCCAacatggcggcggcggcggcagccgcCTGAGCGCAAGTCGGGGACACGGGGAGAGCACGGCCCCTCCTCGCagccgccgccaccgcccccgccttcctttcttccccgcccccccctccctcccaccgctcCGCGGACACCCAGTGCGTCACTACGGAGACCACCCTCGAGCATCATGGGAAATGTAGTCTACGCCGGGGGGGcggtgcggggggggggcggcctAAGGCGGCCTCTCGGGACTCCGAAGCCACGCCCCTCCTAG